The window GTTCCAGTTCAAGAAGAAGTAGTTGGAAAACTACCACTTGCACTTACACTTAAATTTTCAACAGTTTTTAAATCATTACCATTTGAAAAATATGTATCAAGATTTGCTTTAATATCTTCAGCAATTAAAGTATTAGTGCTTTTTCTAGAGCCACTTGTTCCTTCTACATCATAAATTTTACTTAGTGGGCCTGTCAAATTTAGAGTTGTATTTAAAGCTGGTGAAATTTCACCAATATCTACATTAACATCAAAAGAAACTGATTTAGTTGAAGTTGTTCCATCTTGTCAAATAAAACCTTTATTTGCAATTGGAGTTGCATCAAGAGTTATTTTATATGATCCAACCTGTCTATTTGTAGAAGTATTTGGAGCAATTTTAGCATTAGAAAATTCTACATTATAAATTCCAAATTCTTCTTGAAGAAGTTCTTGATTTAAAACTATTGAATTATTTGTTCCAACATCTGCATATCCTAGTTTAACCAAAATTTTATCTGCATTTGTAACTTCACTTGAACTTGCTTTTGGAGTAGATGTTGGTTGTGGAGTATTGCTTTCAGTATTATTAATAGCAATATTATAATTAAAGTTTGTAGTTGCATTTGTTGTTTGAACATCAGTTCCACTTACTGAAATTGACATGTTAGAAACATTGAAATTAATACTTGAAATAGGAATTTGTAAATCAAAATTTCTTACACCTGAACCTAATATTTCCATTATATTAACATGAACTAAATTATTGTTTGTAAACCCCAGTTTATTTTTGACAGTATATTCAGCACTTTCATTTAATTTAGAACTATCTGATGATCTTAAAATCTCTTTAATTTTTGCATCTGTTAGTTGGTGTTTCAAATCATTTAATGAAGAAATATTTAACTGATTTAAACTAGTACTATATAAAATTTCATTTCCAGTGGTTGAACCACTTCAACCATTTGTTCCATCATATGGATTCCCACCTCAACTTGAAGTATCTGCAAAATTACCATTAACAGTAATGTTTAAATCATTAACATTTTCTAATTCTGTTGAATTATCAAATGCTTGTTCTAAATTTGTTTTAATTTCTTCTGCAATCAAATTATTTGTTTCAGATGCATTTTGAGAATTATAAATTTTATCTACTGTTCCAGATAAATTGATAGAAGATTTTAATCTTGGAACAATAGATCCATCTTGTGGTGTTGTGTTGTTATTGTTAGAATCATTCCCACCATCATTATTTCCATTATTATCATTTGGATTACTATTATCATTACCATTATTATTTCCACTATTATCATCAACATTTCCATTACTACTAGAAGTTTT is drawn from Malacoplasma penetrans HF-2 and contains these coding sequences:
- a CDS encoding P35 family lipoprotein, whose translation is MKSKRSKLLKILSVIGIFAVSAAVPITLVSKYVIFTKTSSSNGNVDDNSGNNNGNDNSNPNDNNGNNDGGNDSNNNNTTPQDGSIVPRLKSSINLSGTVDKIYNSQNASETNNLIAEEIKTNLEQAFDNSTELENVNDLNITVNGNFADTSSWGGNPYDGTNGWSGSTTGNEILYSTSLNQLNISSLNDLKHQLTDAKIKEILRSSDSSKLNESAEYTVKNKLGFTNNNLVHVNIMEILGSGVRNFDLQIPISSINFNVSNMSISVSGTDVQTTNATTNFNYNIAINNTESNTPQPTSTPKASSSEVTNADKILVKLGYADVGTNNSIVLNQELLQEEFGIYNVEFSNAKIAPNTSTNRQVGSYKITLDATPIANKGFIWQDGTTSTKSVSFDVNVDIGEISPALNTTLNLTGPLSKIYDVEGTSGSRKSTNTLIAEDIKANLDTYFSNGNDLKTVENLSVSASGSFPTTSSWTGTEYSTWSTSVQYSAVYGQSLGQINISSLNDLKTKWNSQGIYNVLLGSGLRFSDSTFTVQNLLGFTGGDLLHMNIFVNSGYTANFTVDLQIPASNINLTVPTLRVTANGSNVASLQVDTTNFTYNIGIKDTVDFVKPTTGVTALAPANKTNVNEALVSLGFATRNTSSNPYTYTLDSEKISAALGVFNCTFEGISITEDESNPNNYTIVLKASPNANYNWESGSSDPKELSFKVDLASS